One genomic region from Leptospira montravelensis encodes:
- a CDS encoding BolA/IbaG family iron-sulfur metabolism protein, producing the protein MTIPEIQKKIEDGLPGCKVEILDPYRDGVHIKAVVTFTGFAGKGLLEQHRMVYATLKDELKEEIHALALETRSE; encoded by the coding sequence ATGACAATCCCTGAAATCCAAAAGAAAATTGAAGATGGCCTTCCGGGCTGCAAAGTGGAAATTTTAGATCCTTACCGGGACGGAGTTCATATCAAAGCTGTCGTAACCTTTACGGGTTTCGCAGGTAAGGGTCTACTGGAACAACACCGTATGGTCTATGCCACTTTAAAAGATGAATTAAAAGAAGAAATCCATGCATTAGCATTGGAAACTAGGAGCGAATAA